A genomic region of Thunnus maccoyii chromosome 13, fThuMac1.1, whole genome shotgun sequence contains the following coding sequences:
- the dpp3 gene encoding dipeptidyl peptidase 3 encodes MVDSQYYLPNDIGISALDCGEAFRLLSPQEKMYAHYLSRASWYGGLAVLLQTSPESGNIFVLLQKIFRKQTPAQLEQVATAVGLSSEEYQAFLVYAAGLYANMGNYKSFGDTKFIPNLPKDKLKALVKASQAFQDQPAEMEALWDSCSCLLYSLEDRQKQLGLGDKGITTYFSGNCCLEDAELAQRFLDSKKLAAYNTRLFKRNNGGKDCYEVRLASAVQKDCAVEGECESCCGTFNFEDKEFTVKRGDYAPVMEKVCHYLQQAEAYAANDNQKKMLEEYRRSFTFGSVEAHKEGSRYWIKDKGPIVESYIGFIESYRDPFGSRGEFEGFVAVVNKAMSERFAKLVSSAEVLLPELPWPREFEKDTFLKPDFTSLDVLTFAGSGIPAGINIPNYDDIRQSEGFKNVSLGNVLAVAYATQKEKLTFLEEEDKDLFIKWKSPSFEVQVGLHELLGHGSGKLFVQDDQGKFNFDQNKVINPETGELVSSWYRGSETWDSKFSTIASSYEECRAECVGLYLCLKKEVLSIFGNEGQDAEDVVYVNWLSMVRAGLLGLEFYTPESKSWRQAHMQARFVILRVLLEAGDGLVGLEEVMGQDGKPDARITIDRSKIHTVGKNAIHRFLCKLQVLKATADVEGGRALYDGYSTVSDSGTHNFLRLRETVLLRKEARKMFVQANTRVNGDSVDLVEYEGSAAGLIRSFTERFQDDSEQLEANILELSKMDAHCWC; translated from the exons ATGGTGGATTCTCAGTACTACCTGCCAAATGACATTGGCATATCTGCACTTGACTGCGGCGAGGCCTTCCGCTTGCTATCACCTCAGGAGAAGATGTACGCCCACTACCTGTCACGCGCTTCCTG GTATGGAGGTCTGGCAGTGCTGCTGCAGACATCACCAGAGTCAGGAAACATCTTTGTCTTGCTGCAGAAAATCTTCAGGAAGCAGACGCCTGCACAGCTTGAACAGGTCGCCACAGCAGTTGGACTCAGCTCGGAGGAATACCAG GCCTTCTTGGTGTATGCAGCAGGACTGTATGCCAACATGGGAAACTACAAGTCTTTCGGAGACACCAAGTTCATCCCAAATCTACCCAAG GACAAGCTGAAAGCTCTGGTGAAGGCCAGCCAGGCATTTCAGGATCAGCCTGCTGAGATGGAGGCTCTGTGGGACAGCTGCTCATGTCTCCTGTACTCCctggaagacagacagaaacagctgGGGCTGGGCGACAAG GGAATTACCACCTACTTCTCAGGAAACTGCTGTCTAGAGGATGCTGAGCTGGCTCAGAGGTTCCTTGACTCAAAA AAACTGGCTGCTTACAACACCCGTCTGTTCAAGAGGAACAATGGAGGGAAAGACTGCTACGAGGTGCGCTTGGCTTCAGCTGTGCAGAAAG ACTGTGCAGTGGAAGGGGAATGCGAGTCGTGCTGCGGCACCTTCAACTTTGAAGACAAAGAGTTCACTGTGAAAAGGGGAGACTACGCCCCTGTCATGGAGAAAGTCTGCCACTACCTGCAACAGGCAGAG GCCTACGCTGCCAATGACAACCAGAAAAAGATGCTTGAAGAGTACAGACGTAGCTTCACCTTTGGCTCAGTTGAAGCCCATAAAGAGGGATCGCGCTACTGGATCAAAGACAAGGGACCAATTGTTGAGAG tTATATAGGTTTCATTGAGAGCTACAGGGACCCATTTGGCTCCAGAGGAGAGTTTGAAG GTTTTGTTGCAGTTGTAAACAAGGCAATGAGCGAGCGTTTTGCCAAACTAGTGAGCTCAGCAGAAGTGTTGCTTCCTGAGCTGCCTTGGCCCAGGGAGTTTGAGAAGGACACTTTCCTTAAACCTGACTTCACCTCCCTGGACGTTCTCACCTTCGCTGGGAGCGGAATACCAGCTGGCATCAACATCCCCAACT ATGATGACATCAGACAGTCTGAGGGCTTTAAAAACGTGTCTCTGGGAAACGTGCTGGCTGTAGCCTATGctacacaaaaagaaaaactcacgttcttggaggaggaggacaag GATTTGTTTATCAAGTGGAAGAGCCCATCGTTTGAGGTGCAGGTTGGACTTCATGAACTGTTGGGTCATGGAAGTGGCAAGTTGTTTGTCCAG GATGACCAAGGCAAGTTCAACTTTGACCAGAACAAGGTGATCAACCCGGAAACTGGTGAGCTG GTGTCCAGTTGGTATCGCGGCAGTGAGACCTGGGACAGTAAATTCTCAACAATCGCTTCCTCTTACGAAGAATGTCGTGCTGAGTGTGTCGGACTCTATTTGTGTCTCAAGAAAGAAGTGCTGAG tattTTTGGAAATGAGGGCCAGGATGCGGAGGATGTGGTGTATGTGAACTGGCTCAGCATGGTCAGAGCTGGACTGTTGGGCCTGGAGTTCTACACACCTGAGAGCAAGAGCTGGAGACAG GCTCACATGCAGGCTCGTTTTGTGATCCTGCGTGTGCTGCTGGAGGCCGGGGACGGCCTGGTGGGCCTGGAGGAAGTGATGGGACAGGACGGCAAGCCTGATGCTCGAATCACAATAGACCGAAGCAAGATCCACACTGTGGGCAAGAACGCCATCCACAGGTTCCTCTGTAAACTGCAG GTCTTAAAGGCGACAGCGGATGTGGAAGGAGGCAGGGCTCTCTACGACGGCTACTCCACCGTCAGCGACAGCGGCACTCACAACTTCTTGCGTCTGCGAGAGACGGTGCTGCTGAGGAAGGAAGCTCGCAAGATGTTTGTCCAGGCAAACACCAGAGTCAACG GGGACAGTGTGGATCTGGTGGAATATGAAGGCAGTGCGGCAGGTTTGATCCGCTCCTTCACTGAGCGCTTCCAAGACGACTCCGAGCAGCTAGAGGCCAACATTTTGGAGCTGAGCAAAATGGATGCCCACTGCTGGTGTTGA